The Tenebrio molitor chromosome 3, icTenMoli1.1, whole genome shotgun sequence genome contains a region encoding:
- the LOC138125932 gene encoding sterol O-acyltransferase 1-like, whose protein sequence is MPSDRNNKNDQTRRKPFEKEFKVRDAPLTERFENSNDIKTIYNLFAIILISLLTNTIISDYSKTGQLYFGQRLIVIGFNKFHLVILTWCGFNILACLSYCCFKFWAQTRTLLKPRTAKFWDKIWVTILIFYYGISLYGLQKTVNGLDFAAGSATVLFLEEVRLLMKQHAFVRTNVPRVTSYKPHSDKTLSLPNFQKFIYFIFAPTFIYRDEYPRTQSIRWKFVFYNFGEVLGIIWLLSLVVERFLIPHFEDICLRKYTLSEVMVPVVANSLPGILFMLCGFYSVLHSFQNAFAEMLTFGDRMFYKEWWTSRSLSEYYRTWNVVVHDWLFTYIYKDMYEIVVPKSKVVAKLAVFLISAVIHEWILSNVLKLFLPIQFTQFFIAGAVLALLNMLDLPVGNLLVWYLIVFGSGIQVNLYTLEFYARGNCPLDANSTTLEFFKPRFVSCGCIQ, encoded by the exons ATGCCTTCCGATCGAAACAATAAAAA TGACCAAACAAGAAGAAAACCGTTCGAGAAGGAATTCAAAGTAAGAGACGCTCCATTGACCGAGCGTTTCGAAAACAGCAACGATATCAaaaccatttataatttgtttgcgataatattaattagtttATTGACAAACACCATCATTTCTGATTACTCGAAAACAGGACA ATTGTACTTCGGACAGAGATTGATTGTGATCGGTTTCAACAAGTTCCACTTGGTCATCCTGACCTGGTGCGGCTTCAATATCTTGGCTTGTCTGTCGTACTGTTGTTTCAAATTCTGGGCACAAACTCGCACGCTATTGAAGCCTAGAA CTGCAAAATTCTGGGACAAAATATGGGTAacgattttgattttttattatggTATCTCTTTGTACGGTTTGCAAAAAACAGTCAACGGTCTAGATTTCGCCGCAGGCTCCGCCACAGTTCTCTTCTTGGAGGAG GTGAGACTCCTGATGAAGCAACATGCGTTTGTACGCACCAACGTTCCTCGAGTCACAAGCTACAAACCTCACAGCGACAAGACTTTGTCGCTtccaaatttccaaaaattcaTCTACTTTATTTTTGCACCCACTTTCATATACAGAGATGAATATCCCCGGACTCAATCTATTAGATGGAAATTTGTGTTTTACAATTTCGGGGAAGTCCTCGGCATAATATGGCTCTTGAGTCTGGTGGTGGAGAGGTTTTTGATACCCCATTTCGAAGATATTTGCCTGCGCAAGTACACTCTTAGCGAAGTTATGGTTCCGGTCGTGGCCAACTCTCTTCCAGGAATATTGTTTATGTTGTGCGGTTTTTACTCTGTTTTGCACTCGTTTCAAAACGCCTTTGCAGAAATGTTGACATTCGGAGATAGGATGTTTTACAAA GAGTGGTGGACATCCAGATCCCTCTCGGAGTATTACAGAACTTGGAATGTAGTTGTGCATGACTGGTTGTTTACTTACATTTACAAAGACATGTACGAAATTGTTGTTCCTAAGAGCAAAGTAGTCGCTAAATTGGCAGTATTTTTGATATCTGCCGTAATACACGAATGGATTCTGAGCAATGTCTTGAAACTGTTTCTACCAATACAGttcacacaattttttatagcGGGAGCTGTTTTAGCTTTACTAAACATGCTCGATCTTCCAGTTGGTAACTTACTTGTTTGGTATCTTATAGTTTTTGGATCTGGAATACAAGTTAATCTCTACACACTCGAATTTTATGCGCGTGGGAATTGCCCATTAGATGCAAATTCCACGACTTTGGAGTTTTTCAAGCCTCGTTTTGTCAGTTGCGGTTGCATACAGTGA
- the LOC138125933 gene encoding short-chain dehydrogenase/reductase family 16C member 6-like — MSTPNQAQQDIGTLLVQVTQTTADVIVLIIQILYAFILSIGRLAIRKQPRSVRGDIVLVTGAGHGIGKELALLYASEGATVVIWDINEKNGSQTVKEIAQLGYPKAHFFVCDVSSRDDVLRVAEEVRHKVGDVTILINNAGIMPTHPFLEHTTDEIQRIMNINVMAHFWTLEAFLPAMKRHNYGHIVSLSSTAGLFGIPNLVPYCCSKYAVRGLMEALYQECRTDKKNYIKFTSIYPYMVDTGLCKKPKIRFENLMPLVKPKEAALEIMNAQRTETNEVTIPRYLFGAHNLCRMLPLKAQLYIMDFIGVGLESDLI; from the exons atgtctACACC GAATCAAGCCCAACAAGATATAGGTACACTGCTGGTACAAGTGACTCAAACCACTGCAGATGTGATTGTGCTGATTATTCAGATATTGTATGCCTTTATTTTGAGTATAGGACGTTTAGCAATACGAAAACAACCCAGATCGGTCAGGGGTGACATTGTTTTG GTGACTGGAGCGGGTCACGGAATCGGCAAAGAACTTGCTCTTCTGTACGCTTCTGAAGGGGCGACCGTTGTCATCTGGGACATCAACGAAAAGAATGGAAGTCAGACCGTTAAAGAAATCGCTCAACTCGGATACCCCAAAGCACACTTCTTCGT ATGCGACGTTTCAAGTCGAGACGATGTATTGCGAGTCGCCGAAGAAGTGCGACACAAGGTAGGAGACGTAACCATTTTGATCAACAATGCTGGAATCATGCCCACTCACCCGTTCTTGGAACACACCACAGATGAAATCCAAAGAATCATGAACATCAACGTGATGGCGCACTTTTGG ACTTTGGAAGCTTTCCTCCCTGCCATGAAGAGGCACAACTACGGGCATATAGTGTCGCTTTCTTCAACAGCAGGCTTGTTCGGAATTCCCAACTTGGTGCCTTATTGCTGTTCAAAATACGCCGTTAGAGGCTTGATGGAAGCCCTGTATCAAGAATGCAGAACTGATAAGAAGAATTACATTAAATTCACTTCCATCTACCCTTACATGGTGGACACTGGTTTGTGCAAGAAGCCCAAGATTAGGTTTGAGAACCTTATGCCTCTCGTCAAGCCCAAAGAGGCAGCTTTGGAAATTATGAACGCTCAAAGAACGGAGACCAACGAAGTTACAATTCCGCGTTACCTCTTCGGTGCTCATAATCTCTGCAG GATGCTTCCGCTGAAAGCACAGTTGTACATCATGGACTTCATCGGCGTCGGGTTGGAATCTGACCTTAtatga
- the LOC138125639 gene encoding RNA-binding protein cabeza-like isoform X2, with amino-acid sequence MGDRSYSDYSQPPPSTAYPNTYGTPASGGYNAQGSGSGGGGGGGGGGGGGSWNQNRGSGGGYGGNQGGGGYNQGGNYNSGGGGGGYGNSGGYGGGGGGGYGGGRDRGDFDKRSLDRRDSYGGGNRGGYNKDNGGGGGSNLVVQVDTIFVSGMNPELTEDEIAQHFGSIGVIKMDKKTQKRKIWLYKDKQTGMSKGEATVTYDDANAAQSAISWFDGKEFGGTQIKVQLATKKDNWSSGRGGGGGRGMGRGGGGGFGGPRGRDGGYGGGGGGGGGGGGGGSRDRESRDGDWKCPNPDCGNTNFAWRNQCNRCSEDKPEGAGSGGEDRRGGRDSRDGGRDRRGGGGGFRGGDRGGGRGGFGGGRGRGGFGGGRGGGRDRGGRDGGRPRPY; translated from the exons ATGGGTGACA GGTCGTACAGTGATTACTCTCAACCGCCGCCAAGCACGGCATATCCAAATACCTACGGCACACCGGCGTCAGGCGGGTATAACGCTCAAGGGAGTGGAAGCGGAGgaggtggcggcggcggcggcggtggcgGAGGAGGTTCCTGGAATCAAAATCGTGGTTCCGGTGGCGGCTATGGGGGCAACCAAG GTGGCGGAGGTTACAATCAAGGAGGCAATTACAACTCTGGCGGCGGAGGCGGAGGCTACGGCAATAGCGGAGGTTACGGAGGCGGCGGCGGTGGCGGTTACGGAG GTGGCCGAGATCGCGGGGATTTTGATAAGAGAAGCCTAGATCGACGTGATTCTTACGG AGGCGGCAACAGGGGTGGTTATAACAAAG ATaatggcggcggcggcggcagtAATTTGGTGGTACAAGTGGACACGATATTCGTGTCGGGAATGAATCCTGAATTAACTGAAGATGAGATCGCTCAGCACTTCGGTTCTATTGGTGTTATTAAG ATGGATAAGAAAACACAGAAACGGAAGATTTGGTTGTACAAGGATAAGCAGACGGGCATGTCGAAGGGGGAAGCAACAGTGACGTACGACGACGCAAACGCAGCGCAGTCTGCAATATCTTGGTTCGACGGTAAAGAATTCGGCGGTACTCAGATCAAAGTACAGCTTGCCACCAAAAAAGATAATTGGAGTAGCGGTCGAGGAGGAGGAGGCGGAAGAGGAATGGGCCGCGGAGGAGGTGGCGGCTTCGGAGGACCCAGAGGTCGAGACGGAG GTTATGGCGgtggtggcggcggcggcggaggtGGAGGAGGCGGTGGCAGTAGAGACCGCGAGAGCCGCGACGGTGATTGGAAGTGTCCCAACCCCGACTGTGGAAATACAAATTTTGCCTGGAGAAATCAGTGCAATCGATGTAGTGAAGACAAACCTGAAGGTGCGGGTTCAGGTGGTGAAGATCGACGAGGAGGTCGCGACAGTCGCGATGGCGGTAGAGATAGAAGAGGCGGGGGCGGAGGATTCCGCGGTGGCGATAGAGGCGGGGGCCGCGGTGGATTTGGCGGTGGTCGAGGACGAGGAGGTTTCGGCGGAGGCCGAGGGGGTGGCAG AGATCGTGGCGGTCGTGATGGAGGACGACCTAGACCCTATTAA
- the LOC138125639 gene encoding RNA-binding protein cabeza-like isoform X1 — MGDRSYSDYSQPPPSTAYPNTYGTPASGGYNAQGSGSGGGGGGGGGGGGGSWNQNRGSGGGYGGNQGGGGGYNQGGNYNSGGGGGGYGNSGGYGGGGGGGYGGGRDRGDFDKRSLDRRDSYGGGNRGGYNKDNGGGGGSNLVVQVDTIFVSGMNPELTEDEIAQHFGSIGVIKMDKKTQKRKIWLYKDKQTGMSKGEATVTYDDANAAQSAISWFDGKEFGGTQIKVQLATKKDNWSSGRGGGGGRGMGRGGGGGFGGPRGRDGGYGGGGGGGGGGGGGGSRDRESRDGDWKCPNPDCGNTNFAWRNQCNRCSEDKPEGAGSGGEDRRGGRDSRDGGRDRRGGGGGFRGGDRGGGRGGFGGGRGRGGFGGGRGGGRDRGGRDGGRPRPY, encoded by the exons ATGGGTGACA GGTCGTACAGTGATTACTCTCAACCGCCGCCAAGCACGGCATATCCAAATACCTACGGCACACCGGCGTCAGGCGGGTATAACGCTCAAGGGAGTGGAAGCGGAGgaggtggcggcggcggcggcggtggcgGAGGAGGTTCCTGGAATCAAAATCGTGGTTCCGGTGGCGGCTATGGGGGCAACCAAG GAGGTGGCGGAGGTTACAATCAAGGAGGCAATTACAACTCTGGCGGCGGAGGCGGAGGCTACGGCAATAGCGGAGGTTACGGAGGCGGCGGCGGTGGCGGTTACGGAG GTGGCCGAGATCGCGGGGATTTTGATAAGAGAAGCCTAGATCGACGTGATTCTTACGG AGGCGGCAACAGGGGTGGTTATAACAAAG ATaatggcggcggcggcggcagtAATTTGGTGGTACAAGTGGACACGATATTCGTGTCGGGAATGAATCCTGAATTAACTGAAGATGAGATCGCTCAGCACTTCGGTTCTATTGGTGTTATTAAG ATGGATAAGAAAACACAGAAACGGAAGATTTGGTTGTACAAGGATAAGCAGACGGGCATGTCGAAGGGGGAAGCAACAGTGACGTACGACGACGCAAACGCAGCGCAGTCTGCAATATCTTGGTTCGACGGTAAAGAATTCGGCGGTACTCAGATCAAAGTACAGCTTGCCACCAAAAAAGATAATTGGAGTAGCGGTCGAGGAGGAGGAGGCGGAAGAGGAATGGGCCGCGGAGGAGGTGGCGGCTTCGGAGGACCCAGAGGTCGAGACGGAG GTTATGGCGgtggtggcggcggcggcggaggtGGAGGAGGCGGTGGCAGTAGAGACCGCGAGAGCCGCGACGGTGATTGGAAGTGTCCCAACCCCGACTGTGGAAATACAAATTTTGCCTGGAGAAATCAGTGCAATCGATGTAGTGAAGACAAACCTGAAGGTGCGGGTTCAGGTGGTGAAGATCGACGAGGAGGTCGCGACAGTCGCGATGGCGGTAGAGATAGAAGAGGCGGGGGCGGAGGATTCCGCGGTGGCGATAGAGGCGGGGGCCGCGGTGGATTTGGCGGTGGTCGAGGACGAGGAGGTTTCGGCGGAGGCCGAGGGGGTGGCAG AGATCGTGGCGGTCGTGATGGAGGACGACCTAGACCCTATTAA
- the MED19 gene encoding mediator of RNA polymerase II transcription subunit 19: protein MMGDQFRKVEQYSPKSSPRGARSPVVSRQDSSGTLKTTILLGKNPSIVPSGPFYLMKEPPAESELTGATNLMAYYGLEHSYSKFSGKKLKEQLSSFLPALPGVIDSPGQQDNSSLRSVIEKPPIGGKELLPLTSIQLDGFRLHPGALPEQYRYANAAPIKKHKNKHKKHKHKDGGLPSQETTITDAGSDTHEKKHKKQKRHDEDKERKKRKKEKKRKKQKHSPEHSGGLTPSQHSNS, encoded by the exons ATGATGGGCGATCAGTTTCGTAAAGTAGAACAATATTCGCCAAAATCTTCACCTAGAGGGGCTCGTTCCCCTGTCGTCTCACGTCAGGATTCATCGGGAACATTAAAAACGACAATTTTGTTAGGAAAGAACCCTTCCATCGTCCCTAGTGGACCTTTCTATTTGATGAAAGAGCCACCAG CGGAATCAGAATTGACGGGTGCGACGAATTTGATGGCCTATTATGGTCTCGAACATTCTTACAGTAAATTCAGCGGAAAGAAACTTAAAGAACAATTGTCTTCATTTTTACCTGCACTACCTGGAGTAATTGACTCCCCTGGACAGCAGGATAATAGTTCACTCAGGTCCGTAATTGAAAAGCCGCCAATTGGAGGGAAAGAGTTGTTACCGTTAACCAGCATCCAGCTAGATGGATTTCGACTTCACCCTGGCGCA TTGCCAGAGCAATATAGATATGCCAATGCGGCTCCCATAaagaaacacaaaaataagcataagaAACACAAGCACAAAGATGGTGGGCTTCCCAGTCAAGAGACAACTATTACTGATGCTGGAAGTGATACTCACGAGAAGAAGCATAAAAAGCAGAAGCGCCACGATGAAGATAAAGAGAGGAAGAAGAGGAAAAAGgagaagaaaagaaagaaacaaaaacacaGTCCTGAACACAGTGGAGGCCTAACACCTAGCCAACATTCAAATTCTTGA
- the Ctl1 gene encoding choline transporter-like 1: MGCCESRKEPEREENTPRGCTDVFWLCVYIAFLLLMVLIAAFSFVYGNPIRIINGYDSFGNTCGTKYNKKMSNLELSGLDTSDKPYLLFYDIKELKQSLKICVKECPKETLKKVEDINDYYLKTRVNLCRYDFDYNDFKNKSISNKNIFSSYLGPCPALPIYESKPVLNRCVPQSFRDLTEGVLNNFYDLLNNWDTLEQVLGDIYSTWKEILYLTFLSLFISLVTISILHLLAHLVAYIIMILFTVASILGTIFLWYTYFDIKYDLDRKDKNILLIESIRNETAFLWYSIIATVITVIILIIVIVMRKQVSFLADLFKETSKCLLHLPALFFQPIFTFIVLVAFFMFWIFVVLCLATAYYPGTSGINLRFYNESSFTTPVSHTETVAPLGDISLTEKIIEKMTVVEFTDPTWVKYMWWVYFIGLIWTCEFIMGCQQMVIAGAVAHWFYRHKYKDNSHVSYSICKLIKYHLGSVAIGSLLITIFKVPRLIMMYLHEKLKTNSDKGSECAACCLKCCICCFYCLEKFIRYLNHNAYTVIAIDGVNFCSAAGTAFQVLSSHALQVATINGLGDFILFLGKCLVTVITGCVGLFIFRSNPDLEFYAAPTLLVCVFAFLVAHCILSLYEMVLDTVYLCICQNGESVEGIQMENLGVTNISNLNAQPNELEPIK; this comes from the exons ATGGGTTGTTGCGAATCTAGGAAAGAACCCGAAAGGGAAGAAAACACCCCACGCGGGTGTACGGACGTCTTTTGGTTGTGTGTTTACATcgcttttttgttgttgatg GTATTAATAGCTGCATTTTCCTTTGTATATGGCAACCCCATCAGAATCATCAATGGATATGATTCATTTGGCAATACTTGTGGAACAAAATACAATAAGAAAATGAGCAATTTAGAATTGTCAGGGCTGGACACTTCAGATAAGCCATATTTGCTCTTTTATGATATAAAGGAATTGAaacaatcattaaaaatttgtgtaaaAGAATGTCCAAAGGAAACACTGAAAAAAGTAGAAGATataaatgattattatttaaaaacaagagTTAATTTGTGTAGATATGATTTTGACTATAATGACTTCAAAAATAAGAGCATTTCAAATAAGAATATTTTCAGCAGTTACTTAGGGCCTTGCCCTGCTCTTCCTATTTATGAGAG CAAACCTGTTTTAAACCGTTGTGTTCCACAATCTTTCCGTGATCTTACAGAAggagttttaaataatttttatgactTACTGAATAACTGGGACACTTTAGAGCAAGTTCTGGGTGACATATATAGCACCTGGAAAGAAATTTTATATCTGACCTTTTTGTCTTTAT TTATTTCTCTGGTGACAATCTCAATTTTACACTTGCTGGCTCATTTGGTTGCTTATATAATCATGATTTTGTTCACGGTTGCTAGCATTTTAGGTACAATTTTTCTGTGGTACACATACTTTGATATCAAATATGATCTAGACAGAAaagataaaaacattttactaattGAGTCTATACGAAATGAGACTGCATTTTTATGGTACTCAATTATTGCTACAGTCATTACT gTCATAATCTTGATAATTGTGATTGTAATGAGGAAACAGGTCAGTTTTCTAGctgatttatttaaagaaacttcCAAATGTTTATTGCATCTGCCAGCTTTATTTTTCCAaccaatttttacattcattGTATTAGTTGCcttctttatgttttggatATTTGTTGTG CTCTGTTTGGCAACTGCGTATTATCCAGGAACCTCAGGAATTAATTTACGTTTTTATAATGAATCATCTTTTACAACACCCGTCAGTCACACTGAAACTGTAGCGCCATTAGGAGACATTTCATtgacagaaaaaataattgaaa AAATGACCGTTGTGGAGTTTACTGACCCAACGTGGGTCAAGTACATGTGGTGGGTTTACTTCATCGGTTTGATTTGGACTTGCGAATTTATAATGGGCTGCCAGCAAATGGTGATCGCTGGTGCCGTAGCCCATTGGTTCTACCGCCACAAATACAAAGACAACTCGCATGTTTCTTACTCCATCTGCAAACTAATCAAATATCATCTCGGTTCAGTCGCCATTGGATCTCTCCTGATCACGATATTTAAAGTACCACGATTGATAATGATGTATTTACACGAGAA GCTTAAAACGAATTCAGATAAGGGTAGCGAATGTGCTGCCTGTTGCTTAAAATGTtgcatttgttgtttttattgcTTGGAAAAATTCATACGGTACTTAAATCACAACGCCTACACCGTAATCGCGATTGATGgcgttaatttttgttcagCAGCAGGAACG GCGTTCCAAGTGTTATCGTCGCATGCCCTACAGGTAGCTACAATAAACGGATTGGGCgactttattttgtttttgggcAAATGTCTCGTGACCGTGATCACTGGGTGTGTCGGTCTGTTCATATTTAGAAGCAATCCTGACTTGGAGTTTTATGCAGCCCCGACGTTACTAGTCTGCGTATTCGCCTTTTTGGTCGCACACTGTATACTCTCCTTATACGAG atgGTGCTGGATACTGTTTATTTGTGCATATGTCAAAATGGAGAGAGTGTTGAGGGTATTCAGATGGAAAATCTTGGTGTTACAAATATTAGTAACCTTAATGCCCAACCCAATGAATTGGAACCGATAAAATAG
- the LOC138125716 gene encoding ribosome biogenesis protein BRX1 homolog, which yields MKKLNKRRRNASETETKKLPETLPAVRHSDEPVAKKTKWTNRQRILVFSTRGISHRDRHLMEDIKKLMPHHKPEAKMERSKTLTVVNEVCEMKNCNKAVMFEGRKKMDLYMWLSNVPNGPSVKCLVENIYTMNELKLTGNCLRGSRPLLSFDPSFTEKPHYTLLKELLSQIFGVPNHHPKSQPFFDHVYTFTILDNRIWFRNFQILSEDGALAEVGPRFVLNPVKIFSGSFGGAALWENPLYISPSRYRQQIRLSAKNKYLNRLQQKVHASTLNSAEGYKMTPLDDIFQGDPLEKAQEIQQNVSNDEAGEEKTKVKLKTVKRKKKIIKKKK from the exons ATGAAGAAATTGAATAAACGGCGCCGTAATGCAAGTGAAACTGAGACTAAAAAGTTACCAGAAACTTTGCCTGCTGTGCGACATTCGGATGAGCCCGTAGCAAAAAAG ACGAAATGGACAAATAGGCAACGAATTCTTGTGTTTTCTACACGAGGAATTAGCCACAGAGATCGGCATTTAATGGAAGACATTAAGAAATTAATGCCACATCACAAACCTGAGGCAAAAATGGAGCGCTCAAAAACTTTAACTGTAGTAAATGAAGTTTGTGAAATGAAGAATTGCAATAAAGCTGTGATGTTTGAAGGCcgaaaaaaaatggatttgtACATGTGGTTATCAAATGTCCCAAATGGACCGAGTGTGAAATGTCTTGTTGAAAACA ttTACACAATGAACGAGTTAAAATTGACTGGGAACTGTTTGAGGGGTTCAAGACCTTTGTTAAGTTTTGATCCAAGTTTTACTGAAAAACCTCATTATACTTTACTTAAAGAACTATTAAGTCAAATTTTTGGTGTGCCTAATCACCACCCCAAAAGCCAACCATTTTTTGACCATGTTTATACTTTTACCATATTAGACAACAGGATTTGGTTCAGAAACTTTCAGATTTTATCTGAAGATGGTGCTTTAGCTGAAGTGGGTCCAAGATTTGTGTTAAATCCG gttaaaatattttctggtAGTTTTGGAGGTGCAGCATTATGGGAAAATCCGTTGTACATAAGCCCATCAAGATATCGCCAACAAATTCGTTTATCtgccaaaaataaatacttgaATCGTTTGCAGCAGAAAGTTCACGCTAGTACTCTTAACTCAGCAGAGGGTTACAAGATGACGCCTCTGGATGACATTTTTCAAGGTGATCCGCTAGAGAAAGCTCAAGAAATCCAGCAGAATGTGTCAAATGATGAAGCTGGAGAAGAAAAGACTAAAGTAAAACTGAAAACTgttaaaaggaaaaaaaagatcattaaaaagaaaaagtaa